From a region of the Sporosarcina ureilytica genome:
- the holA gene encoding DNA polymerase III subunit delta: MPNAIWKKIASGKVDAVYLLTGVEHHIFDATIERLKKALPEIDDASVVRFDLEETPVEAVIEEADTLPFLQDHKLIIANHAVFLSGQDKKRAEVDHNLTVLEQWLENPSPTATVVFIAPYEKLDGRKRITKKMRDLSTVIEANRLEGKDLLTWIQHEAKTNGSHISSAAAQTLMNTVGDNLLSLATEIRKMATYLGENGEITNDLIEMLVPRTPEMDVFRLTDAYVASNIPKTVSIYHDLLRSGEEPIMLTSLIAGQIRLMIHVQSLRKKGYQQQQIAKALHVHPYRVKLMLENRRIPNESRLLQILKQLADIDYKLKTTSGKRERLLELFFMDSLQQRR; the protein is encoded by the coding sequence ATGCCAAATGCTATATGGAAAAAAATCGCATCCGGTAAAGTGGACGCTGTATATTTACTAACGGGTGTTGAACATCACATATTTGATGCTACGATTGAACGGTTAAAAAAGGCATTACCTGAAATCGATGATGCATCTGTCGTGCGGTTTGATTTGGAAGAGACACCAGTAGAAGCTGTCATTGAAGAAGCGGATACATTGCCATTTTTACAAGACCATAAGTTAATTATCGCCAACCATGCGGTGTTTTTAAGTGGGCAAGATAAAAAAAGAGCAGAAGTAGATCATAATTTAACAGTGTTAGAACAATGGTTAGAAAATCCATCTCCAACAGCTACGGTTGTGTTTATTGCGCCTTATGAAAAGTTGGATGGTCGTAAACGAATTACTAAAAAAATGAGAGACCTGTCAACGGTCATCGAAGCGAATCGACTGGAAGGGAAAGATCTTCTAACATGGATTCAACACGAAGCAAAAACAAATGGGTCACATATTTCATCCGCTGCGGCTCAAACGTTAATGAATACAGTTGGAGATAATTTGTTATCTCTCGCAACAGAAATTCGTAAAATGGCAACCTACCTTGGTGAAAATGGTGAAATTACGAATGATTTAATCGAGATGCTTGTACCGCGAACACCGGAAATGGATGTATTTCGACTAACGGACGCTTATGTAGCAAGTAATATTCCGAAGACGGTCTCTATCTACCATGATTTATTAAGAAGCGGAGAAGAACCGATTATGTTAACATCGCTAATTGCGGGACAAATTCGTTTAATGATTCATGTGCAATCATTACGAAAAAAGGGGTATCAACAGCAACAAATTGCAAAAGCGCTACACGTCCATCCGTATCGTGTGAAATTAATGTTGGAAAATAGGCGGATACCGAATGAAAGTCGATTGCTACAAATATTGAAGCAATTGGCAGATATTGATTATAAATTAAAAACAACCAGTGGGAAACGTGAACGTTTGCTAGAATTGTTTTTTATGGATTCGCTCCAGCAACGTCGTTGA
- a CDS encoding YqzM family protein: MNEFEHDVQSKRNDFVDSGVGFVVAFGFFSSIFIIATVIDFIAS, from the coding sequence ATGAACGAGTTCGAACATGATGTACAATCAAAACGCAATGATTTTGTAGATTCTGGTGTAGGATTTGTTGTAGCATTTGGATTTTTCTCCAGTATATTTATTATTGCTACAGTAATCGACTTCATTGCAAGCTAA
- a CDS encoding DNA internalization-related competence protein ComEC/Rec2 has translation MEFYISGSFQSIEIPSHPYAFNMEQYLRMYGASGILKVDRIFSYKINKSFTTRLLTQRKNVQQHIRETFPESLIPEAEALLIGDRSGMSEEDAANYRKLGITHLFAISGLHVGLLVFIVRECLLRLKIRRENVDVLLIILLPLYAIIAGGAPSVWRAVIVTILVLLTIYGRLPMKLDSALAISAIGFMLYKPYVIFQPGFQLSYLAALSLILSSKILSRQSSKLKLSFLVTMISQLSLYPILLLHFYELSLSSFLVNLLYVPLYSVVILPMNLILLLLTSVAMPIAKLLFFLYVPFRALIDQGTVWLSAIPYQLWNPGRPASIALVLAVVGVVRFFTLYEVREKLSRCLPYVLIPTFLIQFLPYTESQLRVTYLDVGQGDSIVIELPYKRGVYMIDTGGTVSFGEKTWRSPTTPFEVGRKIVVPYLKGRGITEVDKLIISHAHIDHMGGAHEVVEDIRVKEIHIPKNSGDVEEMEKLVRAANDRKVSIMEMKDGNGWENNDFGFYYVGPQTEEYVGNDSSLALYMTTTGPSFLFTGDMEEAAERKFLTKYKFMDFKNPILKVGHHGSKTSSTDSFIKALQPKLAVISAGRNNRFGHPSKEVLETFQKYQVPVFVTADNGSITVLVEGEEFSVSVMQ, from the coding sequence ATGGAGTTTTACATTTCAGGTTCTTTTCAGTCCATTGAAATACCCTCACATCCGTATGCGTTTAATATGGAACAGTATTTAAGGATGTACGGAGCTTCGGGTATCCTAAAAGTCGATCGTATATTTTCGTATAAAATAAACAAATCCTTTACTACACGCTTATTAACACAGCGAAAAAATGTTCAACAGCATATCCGGGAGACTTTTCCAGAATCACTCATTCCTGAAGCCGAAGCTTTGTTAATTGGGGATCGGAGTGGCATGAGCGAAGAAGATGCTGCAAATTATAGAAAGTTAGGGATTACGCATTTATTTGCGATTTCTGGGCTTCATGTAGGCTTGTTAGTTTTTATCGTTCGAGAATGTTTGCTCCGTTTAAAAATTCGGCGAGAAAACGTAGATGTTTTGCTGATAATCCTATTACCGCTTTATGCAATCATTGCAGGTGGCGCTCCTTCGGTATGGCGTGCCGTCATTGTCACCATTCTAGTCCTGCTCACTATTTACGGTCGCCTGCCAATGAAATTGGATAGCGCTCTTGCGATAAGTGCAATTGGTTTTATGCTCTATAAACCGTATGTTATATTCCAACCTGGTTTTCAATTGTCTTACTTAGCCGCATTATCATTAATTTTATCTTCTAAAATCTTGTCTAGACAATCGTCTAAGTTAAAGTTATCTTTTTTAGTGACGATGATTAGTCAATTGTCGTTGTATCCTATTTTATTACTCCACTTTTATGAACTATCTTTATCTTCATTTTTGGTCAATTTACTGTACGTACCTTTGTATTCTGTTGTCATATTACCGATGAATCTAATTTTGCTTCTGCTCACATCAGTGGCGATGCCAATTGCAAAATTGCTCTTTTTCTTGTATGTTCCGTTTCGCGCTCTCATTGATCAAGGTACAGTTTGGTTATCTGCGATTCCTTATCAATTGTGGAACCCGGGAAGGCCCGCATCTATTGCGCTAGTTTTGGCGGTAGTCGGTGTTGTACGCTTTTTCACATTATATGAAGTAAGGGAGAAGCTAAGTCGCTGCTTGCCTTATGTGCTTATTCCGACGTTCCTTATCCAATTTCTACCTTATACAGAGAGTCAATTACGTGTAACTTATTTGGACGTGGGGCAAGGAGATAGCATTGTCATTGAACTGCCTTATAAACGTGGTGTTTATATGATTGACACAGGCGGCACAGTTTCATTTGGAGAAAAAACATGGCGCTCACCAACAACACCTTTTGAAGTAGGGCGAAAAATTGTAGTGCCTTACTTAAAAGGAAGAGGCATTACGGAAGTTGATAAGCTAATAATTTCACATGCCCATATCGATCATATGGGCGGGGCGCATGAAGTTGTGGAAGATATTCGTGTAAAAGAAATTCACATCCCTAAAAATAGTGGGGATGTAGAGGAAATGGAAAAGCTTGTTCGTGCCGCGAATGATAGGAAGGTGTCTATTATGGAAATGAAAGACGGAAATGGTTGGGAGAATAATGATTTTGGTTTTTATTATGTTGGACCACAAACAGAAGAGTATGTAGGGAATGATAGTTCTCTTGCCTTGTATATGACAACAACGGGTCCGTCGTTTTTATTTACAGGGGATATGGAAGAAGCCGCGGAAAGAAAATTTTTAACGAAATATAAATTTATGGACTTTAAAAATCCAATTTTAAAAGTAGGACATCATGGAAGTAAAACATCGAGTACAGACTCCTTTATTAAAGCGCTACAACCTAAACTAGCTGTTATTTCTGCTGGAAGAAACAATCGGTTCGGACATCCGAGCAAAGAAGTGCTAGAGACATTTCAAAAGTATCAAGTTCCAGTATTTGTTACTGCGGATAACGGATCAATTACCGTACTTGTAGAAGGTGAAGAATTTAGTGTATCCGTGATGCAGTAG
- a CDS encoding ComE operon protein 2: protein MERITWDQFFMAQCHLLALRSTCTRLAVGAIIVRDNRMIAGGYNGSISGGDHCIDHGCYVVDNHCVRTIHAEMNALLQCAKYGTTTADSTIYVTHFPCLQCAKAIIQAGVKRIIYATDYRNNEYAATLFAQSGISVQHIPFDESKVDFLGDKKLSLVNDMLASMRELGADEEQLDPLLRRVEELFGI from the coding sequence ATGGAGCGAATTACATGGGACCAATTTTTCATGGCGCAATGTCATCTGTTAGCATTGCGAAGTACGTGTACAAGACTTGCGGTTGGAGCGATTATTGTACGTGATAATCGAATGATTGCAGGTGGTTATAACGGCTCGATTTCGGGTGGCGACCATTGCATTGACCACGGTTGTTATGTCGTTGATAACCATTGTGTACGAACGATTCATGCTGAAATGAATGCATTGTTACAATGCGCAAAATATGGAACAACGACAGCGGACTCAACGATTTATGTGACTCATTTTCCTTGCTTACAATGTGCGAAAGCTATTATTCAAGCAGGAGTAAAAAGAATCATATACGCCACAGACTATCGAAATAATGAGTATGCGGCAACTTTATTTGCGCAATCAGGGATTTCTGTTCAACATATTCCTTTCGATGAAAGTAAAGTAGATTTTTTAGGCGATAAAAAATTGAGCCTTGTCAATGACATGTTAGCGTCTATGCGTGAATTAGGTGCAGATGAAGAACAATTGGACCCTCTACTTAGAAGGGTGGAAGAATTATTCGGAATATAA
- a CDS encoding helix-hairpin-helix domain-containing protein, translating to MNHLFQSFVSDNWRKLLFPLVAIAVILAYLFIPRGQADDSPIDFSEQIPFSEVNEKEIEEPENRIESVPSILVVDVKGAVLRPGVYTLEEGDRLIDAINAAGGYLPEADARLVNLALKLTDELLVYIPTEGEELLESEAIVSLIDSSAVDDDTINLNTATEIELMTISGIGPAKAQSIIQYREENGPFQSPEELMNISGIGQKTFEKLQHQIKVK from the coding sequence GTGAATCACCTGTTTCAATCTTTTGTATCCGATAATTGGCGTAAACTTTTATTCCCACTCGTAGCAATCGCTGTTATTCTTGCATATTTGTTCATTCCCCGTGGACAAGCAGACGATTCTCCAATCGACTTCAGCGAGCAAATTCCATTTTCAGAAGTAAATGAAAAAGAAATTGAAGAGCCAGAAAATAGGATAGAAAGTGTTCCATCCATCCTAGTTGTCGATGTGAAAGGAGCAGTCCTTCGCCCAGGCGTTTACACATTAGAAGAAGGTGATCGTCTAATCGATGCGATTAACGCCGCTGGTGGTTATTTACCGGAAGCAGATGCACGACTAGTGAACCTTGCGTTAAAATTAACGGATGAACTGCTCGTTTATATTCCGACTGAAGGTGAGGAATTGCTAGAGTCAGAAGCGATTGTCAGCTTAATAGATTCCTCAGCGGTGGATGATGACACAATCAATCTTAATACGGCTACTGAAATTGAACTTATGACAATTAGTGGCATTGGACCGGCGAAAGCGCAATCCATCATTCAGTATCGTGAAGAAAACGGTCCATTTCAGTCACCAGAAGAGTTGATGAACATTTCCGGTATCGGACAAAAGACATTCGAAAAACTTCAACATCAAATTAAAGTTAAATAA
- a CDS encoding class I SAM-dependent DNA methyltransferase → MKDSYSRFAAVYDELMEDIPYDTYVELIALAANGIAGKKILDIGCGTGLLAAKLAKSGGNVTGVDISPDMLQIATERAKSLNLPISFLLQPMQKLEGHSGFDVAVIPIDSLNYVTDRTEVLQTFHHVYQALSVGGVLLFDVHSTFKTDVIFLESPFTYDNERIAYIWQTEPGEDVHSVYSELTFFVKKENDLYERFDEVHYQRTFPVQEYVDMLLEVGFKIERVFADWDDKAPEEESERIFFQVRK, encoded by the coding sequence ATGAAAGATAGCTATTCCCGATTTGCGGCGGTTTACGATGAATTAATGGAAGACATTCCATATGATACGTATGTTGAGTTAATTGCCCTTGCTGCCAATGGAATTGCCGGCAAGAAGATATTAGATATCGGGTGTGGGACGGGATTATTAGCTGCGAAGTTAGCAAAGTCAGGGGGAAATGTCACAGGAGTTGACATTTCTCCTGACATGCTTCAAATTGCGACTGAACGGGCGAAGTCATTAAATTTACCGATCTCATTTCTGCTTCAGCCGATGCAAAAACTTGAAGGACATAGCGGATTTGATGTCGCTGTTATTCCGATCGATTCTCTGAATTATGTAACGGACCGAACGGAAGTGCTTCAAACATTCCATCATGTTTACCAAGCATTATCGGTCGGGGGCGTATTGTTATTTGATGTACATTCAACCTTTAAAACGGACGTAATATTTTTAGAGAGTCCTTTTACTTATGATAATGAAAGAATTGCATACATATGGCAAACGGAGCCTGGGGAAGATGTACACTCGGTTTATTCCGAATTAACCTTTTTTGTAAAAAAAGAAAATGATTTGTATGAACGGTTTGATGAAGTGCATTATCAAAGAACGTTTCCGGTCCAAGAGTATGTGGATATGTTACTTGAAGTTGGATTTAAAATTGAGAGAGTTTTTGCCGATTGGGATGATAAAGCGCCCGAAGAAGAAAGTGAAAGAATCTTCTTTCAAGTCCGTAAATAA
- the rsfS gene encoding ribosome silencing factor, whose protein sequence is MTTSTLLSTAYQAVDDKKASDIVVLNMEGISVMADQFIICHANSERQVQAIAREVIDQASEFGVHVKRVEGLESGRWVLADLGDVVVHVFHKDERGHYNLEKLWGDAPRLQMVDEE, encoded by the coding sequence ATGACGACTTCAACTTTACTATCAACAGCTTATCAAGCAGTTGACGATAAAAAAGCATCAGATATTGTAGTTTTAAATATGGAGGGTATCTCTGTGATGGCAGACCAATTCATTATTTGTCATGCCAATTCAGAAAGACAAGTACAAGCAATTGCACGTGAAGTCATTGACCAAGCGAGTGAGTTTGGCGTACATGTAAAACGTGTGGAAGGATTAGAATCGGGTCGCTGGGTATTAGCTGACTTGGGCGATGTAGTCGTGCACGTATTCCATAAAGATGAGCGTGGCCATTATAACTTGGAGAAGTTATGGGGAGACGCACCAAGGCTTCAAATGGTAGACGAAGAATGA
- the yqeK gene encoding bis(5'-nucleosyl)-tetraphosphatase (symmetrical) YqeK, with translation MELAPIKSELANRLTSSRYEHVLRVAELSKKMAKQHGVSETAAEKAALFHDIAKCMKKEELLRRLEEAGEDKRLVDFHHELWHGPVGAIIARETFGINDEDVLNAVRFHTTGRANMSMLEKILFIADLIEPGRQFPGVDELREKSKGSIDKAMYYCIGHSIDYLVSKRAAIFPDSFDCYNEYMLKEGII, from the coding sequence ATGGAACTGGCGCCTATTAAAAGTGAACTGGCAAATCGTTTAACTTCTTCACGATATGAACATGTTTTACGTGTTGCTGAGTTATCAAAAAAGATGGCGAAACAACATGGTGTCTCGGAAACAGCCGCTGAGAAAGCAGCTTTATTTCATGACATCGCCAAGTGTATGAAGAAAGAAGAGTTACTGCGCCGTTTAGAAGAAGCAGGTGAAGATAAACGATTAGTCGATTTTCACCATGAACTTTGGCACGGCCCAGTTGGCGCAATCATTGCACGGGAGACATTTGGGATCAATGACGAGGATGTTTTAAATGCGGTACGCTTTCATACGACAGGCCGAGCCAATATGTCGATGTTAGAAAAAATACTATTTATTGCTGACTTGATTGAGCCTGGGAGACAATTTCCAGGGGTAGATGAACTAAGAGAAAAGTCAAAAGGCTCCATCGATAAAGCGATGTATTATTGTATTGGCCATTCAATCGACTATTTAGTGTCTAAGAGAGCGGCGATTTTTCCAGACTCTTTTGATTGTTATAATGAATATATGTTAAAGGAAGGAATAATTTAA
- a CDS encoding nicotinate-nucleotide adenylyltransferase: MKRVGILGGTYNPPHIGHLIIANEVKHALELDEVRFMPNALPPHKAADKQVTKEQRLQMVNLAIQGIDGFTVSSYEVERGGVSYSFDTMSALMAQDPDVDYFLIIGGDMIDSLHTWHRIDELVELVKIVGVGRPGWKSDTDYPVEIITIPEIDISSTLLRKRFQENGTVTFLIPPAVESFVRKEGLYGTGAY, encoded by the coding sequence TTGAAGAGAGTGGGCATACTTGGGGGGACTTATAATCCGCCACATATTGGGCATCTCATTATCGCGAATGAAGTGAAGCATGCCCTTGAACTTGACGAAGTTCGATTTATGCCAAATGCTTTACCTCCACATAAAGCAGCCGATAAACAAGTGACGAAAGAACAGCGTCTCCAAATGGTAAACTTAGCCATACAAGGAATAGATGGCTTTACTGTTTCATCATATGAAGTGGAGCGTGGGGGCGTCTCGTATTCATTCGATACGATGTCCGCACTGATGGCGCAAGATCCGGATGTAGACTACTTTTTAATTATCGGCGGAGATATGATTGATTCGCTACATACTTGGCATCGAATCGATGAACTCGTCGAGCTCGTAAAAATTGTTGGTGTGGGCCGTCCAGGTTGGAAAAGTGATACGGACTATCCAGTAGAAATCATTACGATTCCAGAAATTGATATATCTTCGACGTTACTCCGTAAAAGATTTCAAGAAAATGGGACCGTTACATTTTTAATCCCTCCGGCAGTTGAGTCATTCGTTCGCAAGGAGGGATTGTATGGAACTGGCGCCTATTAA
- the yhbY gene encoding ribosome assembly RNA-binding protein YhbY produces the protein MLTGKQKRFLRSEAHHLQPLFQIGKQGLTESVITQIEEALESKELIKVNILQNCSEDRKTISEKLSERVGLHVVQVIGNVLILYKESVDNKQIQLP, from the coding sequence ATGTTAACAGGTAAACAAAAAAGATTTTTACGTAGCGAGGCACATCATCTGCAACCTTTATTTCAAATTGGAAAACAAGGTTTAACAGAATCTGTCATTACGCAAATTGAGGAAGCTTTAGAATCGAAAGAATTGATTAAAGTAAATATTTTACAAAATTGTAGTGAGGATAGAAAAACAATCTCGGAGAAATTATCTGAACGCGTGGGACTTCATGTCGTTCAAGTAATTGGAAATGTGCTCATATTGTATAAAGAATCCGTAGACAATAAGCAAATTCAATTACCATAA
- the aroE gene encoding shikimate dehydrogenase translates to MKKWYAVIGDPISQSMSPNMHDEWFNENNMNASYSPHHIYPEHLGQAVESLKLLGCSGWNVTVPHKSAIIPFLDEIDESAEVMNAVNTVEVLPDGSLRGSNTDGAGFVQSLEEMFGHLCVEKKVLVIGAGGAARGICYGLHEKGYGPMYVTNRTIEKAQQLAEHLPNAKALTITEAENILDEFGLIIQTTSVGMNYAVAGMPLNPSKVAAGTVVADIIYNPLETEFLKVARENGAQTMNGVGMFVHQGALAFEKWTGIQPNTANMIDKITEKLGGNYVNR, encoded by the coding sequence ATGAAAAAATGGTATGCTGTTATCGGTGATCCGATAAGTCAATCCATGTCGCCAAATATGCATGATGAATGGTTTAATGAAAATAATATGAATGCATCTTATAGTCCACATCATATATACCCAGAACATCTTGGCCAGGCAGTTGAAAGCTTAAAACTACTTGGATGCAGTGGTTGGAATGTAACGGTTCCGCATAAAAGTGCCATCATTCCTTTTTTAGATGAAATAGATGAATCGGCCGAAGTGATGAATGCAGTCAATACAGTAGAGGTGCTTCCAGATGGTTCGCTTCGCGGCTCGAATACGGACGGTGCGGGATTTGTTCAATCTTTAGAAGAAATGTTCGGCCACCTATGTGTCGAGAAAAAAGTTCTCGTCATTGGGGCTGGTGGGGCGGCGCGAGGAATTTGTTATGGTTTACATGAAAAGGGGTATGGCCCCATGTATGTCACGAATCGAACAATTGAAAAAGCACAACAATTGGCAGAGCATCTACCGAATGCCAAAGCATTGACAATAACAGAGGCAGAAAATATACTTGATGAATTTGGGTTAATTATTCAAACGACTTCGGTTGGGATGAATTATGCAGTTGCAGGAATGCCACTTAACCCATCTAAAGTTGCAGCGGGAACAGTTGTTGCAGATATCATTTATAATCCGTTAGAAACTGAGTTTTTGAAAGTGGCTCGTGAGAACGGAGCACAGACAATGAACGGCGTAGGGATGTTTGTCCATCAAGGTGCACTAGCATTTGAAAAATGGACAGGTATCCAGCCAAATACAGCAAATATGATTGATAAAATAACAGAAAAACTAGGAGGAAATTATGTTAACAGGTAA
- the yqeH gene encoding ribosome biogenesis GTPase YqeH, which yields MTLEELKCIGCGITIQTEDPKIEGYAPPASLTNEDLVCRRCFRLRNYNELQPVSLTGDDFLDILNGIGSKEGMVVKIVDIFDFNGSWISGLHRFVGNKDILLIGNKSDLLPKSINPNKVVNWMKREANKLGLKPADVLLVSAFKGHGMEEALQKIDRLRNGKDVYVVGCTNTGKSTFINHIIKGATGANEVITTSHFPGTTLDIVEIPLDDGKAIYDTPGIINDHQIAHYLDEKDLKLITPKSELKPKVFQLNAEQTLYVGGLARFDFISGERSSFLVYVSNRLEIHRTKLANADALYEKHKGAMLSPPSGDSVEKMPELVRHEFSIKEKKVDIVISGLGWITVQEPSVVAVHAPRGVNVILRPSLI from the coding sequence ATAACATTGGAAGAATTAAAATGTATTGGATGTGGCATTACGATACAAACGGAGGATCCTAAGATAGAAGGATATGCACCACCCGCATCCTTGACAAATGAGGACCTTGTTTGTCGTCGTTGCTTCCGTCTTCGTAATTATAATGAGTTACAGCCTGTATCGTTAACAGGCGATGATTTTTTAGATATACTGAATGGCATTGGAAGCAAAGAGGGAATGGTCGTTAAAATCGTCGATATTTTTGATTTTAACGGTAGTTGGATTTCTGGGTTGCATCGTTTTGTAGGCAATAAGGATATTTTATTAATCGGTAATAAATCTGACCTACTTCCAAAATCGATTAATCCAAACAAAGTAGTCAATTGGATGAAAAGAGAAGCAAATAAGCTTGGCTTAAAACCGGCAGATGTGTTACTTGTTTCAGCCTTTAAAGGGCATGGCATGGAAGAAGCGTTACAGAAAATTGATAGGCTTCGAAATGGGAAAGATGTCTACGTTGTAGGTTGTACAAATACAGGGAAATCGACTTTTATTAATCATATTATTAAAGGTGCAACTGGTGCAAATGAAGTCATTACAACGTCCCATTTCCCGGGTACAACATTAGATATTGTAGAAATCCCATTGGACGATGGAAAAGCAATTTATGATACGCCAGGCATTATTAACGACCATCAAATTGCCCATTATTTAGACGAAAAAGATTTGAAGTTAATTACACCAAAATCTGAGTTGAAGCCGAAAGTATTCCAATTAAATGCCGAGCAAACTTTATATGTCGGAGGATTGGCGCGTTTTGACTTTATCTCCGGTGAACGTTCATCGTTTTTAGTGTATGTCTCAAATCGACTAGAAATTCATCGGACAAAATTAGCGAATGCGGATGCATTGTATGAGAAACATAAAGGGGCAATGCTATCGCCGCCGTCTGGGGATTCAGTAGAGAAAATGCCAGAACTTGTTCGTCATGAATTTTCGATTAAAGAGAAAAAGGTAGATATCGTTATTTCAGGATTAGGTTGGATTACTGTTCAGGAACCAAGTGTCGTTGCTGTTCATGCACCCCGGGGTGTGAATGTAATCCTGCGACCATCTTTAATATAA
- a CDS encoding YqeG family HAD IIIA-type phosphatase — MLKKFLPNEFVKDVFHIKAEQLKERGIKGIITDLDNTLVAWDRPDATPEIIEWLEGMQQAGIRVTIVSNNNELRVKAFSEPIQMPFISKANKPLGTAFRRAVKLMGTKKEETVVIGDQLLTDIFGGNRQGLHTILVIPVATSDAKITTFNRNLESFIMERLRRRGLIYWEE, encoded by the coding sequence ATGCTAAAGAAGTTTTTGCCGAATGAGTTTGTGAAGGACGTCTTTCACATCAAAGCTGAACAATTAAAAGAGCGCGGCATAAAAGGAATCATAACAGATTTGGATAATACGCTCGTCGCCTGGGACCGTCCTGATGCGACACCTGAAATTATTGAATGGTTAGAAGGTATGCAACAGGCGGGAATACGGGTGACAATCGTTTCTAATAATAATGAGTTACGTGTAAAAGCATTTTCTGAGCCGATTCAAATGCCATTTATTTCGAAAGCGAATAAACCTTTAGGTACAGCATTTAGGCGTGCAGTAAAGTTAATGGGAACGAAAAAGGAAGAAACAGTCGTGATAGGAGACCAATTATTAACAGATATTTTTGGTGGAAATCGTCAAGGGCTTCACACGATTTTAGTCATTCCTGTTGCGACATCTGATGCGAAAATTACAACTTTTAATCGGAACTTAGAAAGCTTTATTATGGAGCGTTTAAGACGACGCGGCCTTATTTATTGGGAGGAATAA
- the sigK gene encoding RNA polymerase sporulation sigma factor SigK, whose product MSGFVMSVIQLWLEIPAVIGYIRGQAFKRPLSKEEEAACLARLAAGDEDARDELIERNMRLVAHIVKKFHPKHEFLDDYISIGTIGLMKAVNTYTSDRKTKLATYAARCIENEILMYLRTQKKVQKDVSLFEPIGGESDGQSLQIADLLQTDDESPIVAVEQNEEKERLYKHLGKLDGRELEIIQRRFGLLDDKPMTQKAIAEQLNISRSYVSRIEKRAIVKLYQLFKHEYND is encoded by the coding sequence ATGAGCGGATTTGTCATGTCGGTGATTCAACTATGGCTCGAGATTCCTGCAGTTATCGGTTATATACGAGGGCAGGCATTCAAGCGTCCACTCTCTAAAGAAGAAGAAGCTGCTTGTCTTGCGCGACTCGCGGCCGGAGATGAAGACGCACGTGATGAACTAATCGAACGGAACATGCGGCTCGTTGCACATATCGTAAAAAAATTCCATCCAAAACATGAGTTTCTAGACGATTATATTTCTATCGGAACAATCGGTCTTATGAAAGCAGTAAACACGTATACGTCCGATCGAAAAACGAAGCTAGCAACATATGCGGCACGCTGTATTGAAAATGAAATATTAATGTATCTACGCACTCAGAAAAAAGTACAAAAAGATGTATCCTTGTTTGAACCGATTGGCGGTGAGAGCGACGGTCAATCATTGCAAATTGCAGACTTGCTCCAAACGGACGATGAATCCCCTATCGTCGCAGTAGAACAAAATGAAGAAAAAGAAAGATTGTATAAGCATCTCGGCAAACTGGACGGAAGAGAACTTGAAATTATTCAAAGGCGCTTCGGTCTATTAGATGACAAACCGATGACCCAAAAAGCAATTGCAGAACAACTCAATATTTCCAGAAGTTATGTTTCAAGAATCGAGAAACGTGCCATTGTAAAATTATACCAGCTTTTCAAACATGAATATAATGATTAA